A stretch of DNA from Ciona intestinalis chromosome 8, KH, whole genome shotgun sequence:
ACCCTTGTTTTGTGGATGAATCATTCGGATTTCCATCTATTTGGTCATAAGAGGGTGTGTTTGGACCTGTACGATGTCACATATATATCAGTGTACTCATAAGTAATACTGATTTACTTaccaaagttaatattatactGACCCCCTCTGTCACTGTACATTTGGTACAACAAGATTGTTGAAAAAGGTTTCAAAATCAAATTGAGAATCGCCATACctggaaaatgttttaaaatcaaattaagaATTACCATGCGGCCAATGCTTATGCCAATTAATGGGGTATTCATCTAATTAGGCGAAAGTATATTCAAATTTCCATTAACATAATTATGGCACtttggcacagtggttagtgcTCCTGCCACTGCCCAAggataatgggttcaaggctcaacactgctatcattgtggttGTTCtggagcaagacacttaacagcaattgctcaaaACCCAGTTGCCCCTATTGGTTATATAAATTGTCcgatatttataataaaaatttctgTTACCTTATACTTATTAAACCTAGTTagtagttacattcatttaaaaaaaaatcatttatgtACTAACCCGCACTGAACTTTGCTTGACCTACTGCATTGTAAGGTGGAAAGTAAAGACTTAAATTAACAATATCAACTATTACTGAACCAATCTGCATCACAATAAACTAaggaaatataataataaaattattaaattccTGCCGAAGCGGGTAAGTAATTCGacattttatttgtgtgtAATGAATTTaggtaacttgttttatcctggCGTGAAGGAAAGATGACTGTTCTATAActcaggtgttctgtttcatacacctcgtggcagcttacgagttaccacaaatgtaactttgtgagtaattgttatttttggaaggtggattttttatttttatgtatggccgacaattcagacaactcattagtgaccactgggttggagactTGTCGTTTTCTGAAGGAACAGGATTTGAAATTGCAGACAGAAATACACAATTTTAGAGAGTAATTAACTCAATATCATATTATGACTGTTATCTTACCATAAACACAGCATCAACCGATTGTTTATCTGCCACTGCCCAAAAACCAACAATTAATACACTCAAGTTTGGGTAAAGAAATGAAGATGGCGCCCAACCAAGCGTTGTCCTGTaagaaaaataagaaaagttttctaagtttttttacaaacttttacaaatCAAAGTTTCTTGTCACCATTGATAATTGATGTTGTCATAATACCCAATTACGGAATCCTTTAGCTGCTGAGTGCTGACCAGCAAAGAGtgtggtttcaaaatgtttctaaCACCTCACTGTCGTCACTAATACCTactgtgtatatttttttatgcgaAAAAGTTGGGTGTTTCGTTCAAGTcaaaaatcaactttaaaagtGTGCGAAAACATGCTTTATCTTTATTCAACCAAAAACTTTACTGGCCATCAGCTAAAAAACTACccaattattattaaaatccACATAATTGTCAATGTCAAATATGAACTCATTTTTAATCTTAACTTACCACATTACTAAGATCCAATGAACAAGAACAATTGCCtgaaacaatttaatatattttgtgataaaatttaaaccagtATACCAGGTACAGTAAGCAatcaaaaagaaaaatacGGTTTTGAAATTTGagaaatatgaataatatattaatattatcatTCAATATAAAGTTACCTATTTAAACATGATATTTAAGGATGATATTGCTTACTTTAATTGAAATTGAAGGCATTCTGTATCGTTTGTCTGAACCGTATTATCGTTTGCTcctatatatttacaacaacaCACAACAGGAAATAAATGGGTATGTGTTGTTGAAACTGTTTCCTTACACTCTCGCTACTATATGtcaagtaatttaaatatattagctttagaattaataaaaaatgcaacGAGAAATCATACACTGTCTTATGACCTAACCATAACGTATGTCACATGACAGGCAATATTAAAACACCAATGCTCTGTAACGTCGCGCGTATATGCtgataactttaaaaataatcatgcATTTCTAAATCACAAATACACGAATAAAGAAtgaacaaaaattgttttattttttgttaaatatttaacttaagtTATTCTTTATTTTGGGTGTTTCCCACCGTTAAAACACGTGATTAACTTTTCGCTGTAACGAATAAATTCAACTTGAATGCGAGATTTAAATTTCTTGTTGTTAAAATGCCAAACTTTTTACGTTgagtgttttatttacaagCATAATATACGTACGATATAAAGACCACAAGTTGGGCAGGAAAGTGACTGCGATAAGAGACTGTTACCATATAAGTTAGCAGTTCTAGAAAAGAATTTtactaatattttgtttttttttgtgtgttgcATACAAACTTGACGTAATGTACTTTTGACTTCTAGtacacttatatatatatgtcttttATGTTTACAGCATTTTTAAGGACATTctattacaaaataaagtgTCATTTTAGATTTTCTAATGTCGTCCATTAATCTAACGGCTGAGGAAAACgcgaaattaaaaaatgaaaaaactcCAAAGTGCAAAAAAATCGGCACAAAACCTGTCGAACATGAATCCCACCTCACAGCTGCGCAGTTCAGTACACCCAAGAGCTCAATAAACTGTTCTGACACAAGTGTTTGTACAGTGAACGAATCAATTATACCAAACCCATTTGAAAACCCAAGCATAATTGACAGTTTGCTTCAGCCTTCATGCAGTCCGTCCATGAACTTCTCAACGTCTCACCACTCAAGGAATATCTCAAACAAATCTCCAGGCAGTTTCTGGA
This window harbors:
- the LOC100186094 gene encoding type-1 angiotensin II receptor-associated protein-like, translating into MPSISIKAIVLVHWILVMWTTLGWAPSSFLYPNLSVLIVGFWAVADKQSVDAVFMFIVMQIGSVIVDIVNLSLYFPPYNAVGQAKFSAGMAILNLILKPFSTILLYQMYSDRGGQYNINFGPNTPSYDQIDGNPNDSSTKQGSTAYFPPPPTAEQGS